One stretch of Phaeodactylum tricornutum CCAP 1055/1 chromosome 9, whole genome shotgun sequence DNA includes these proteins:
- a CDS encoding predicted protein, producing the protein MTKKLSLVKRLKEERARFDDRNPALDRALKLHKEADAIQTKIRMWTTLKLAEGASSNFRSAAELEIYEAEARAEENRFKKEKNRRKLVEELRRLETRIEKIVNLKNEAAARQDADVASQIRQILLRLQSRLKQYQEVVNSSTAPSSQQSTERSASTAKVSIDSKADKRSSLTALEKDASDLLLRIEELQLVRKAARAHHDHKGVRAATKALKRAREMLDECRSDVATLRTALVGVSETAWCGC; encoded by the coding sequence ATGACAAAAAAATTATCACTTGTAAAGAGATTAAAGGAAGAGAGGGCGCGTTTTGATGATAGAAACCCTGCCTTGGATCGCGCTCTGAAACTTCACAAGGAGGCTGATGCGATTCAAACAAAGATACGAATGTGGACGACCTTAAAACTAGCCGAAGGAGCTAGTTCCAACTTTCGTTCTGCCGCAGAACTGGAGATTTACGAAGCCGAGGCCCGCGCGGAAGAAAATCgtttcaaaaaggaaaaaaacCGACGCAAGCTTGTGGAGGAGCTACGGAGGTTAGAGACTCGCATTGAAAAAATTGTGAATCTCAAAAATGAGGCTGCTGCGCGGCAAGATGCAGACGTCGCGTCACAGATCCGGCAGATCCTACTACGGCTCCAGTCTCGTTTAAAACAATATCAGGAGGTAGTAAATTCATCCACGGCGCCATCTTCACAACAGTCTACCGAACGTTCTGCGTCGACGGCCAAGGTTTCTATCGACAGCAAGGCTGACAAACGGTCCAGTCTAACCGCTCTTGAAAAAGATGCTTCTGACCTCCTTTTACGGATCGAAGAACTACAACTTGTCCGCAAAGCGGCCAGGGCCCACCACGACCATAAAGGGGTGCGGGCAGCCACCAAAGCACTCAAGCGAGCAAGAGAGATGTTGGATGAATGCCGGTCTGATGTTGCTACCCTAAGGACTGCACTCGTTGGCGTGAGCGAGACTGCCTGGTGCGGTTGCTGA
- a CDS encoding predicted protein, with amino-acid sequence MRAASTTTASLKDRIKASERLEWRKIRDLGKEAAELELHLLRCDDLKKLAVAYCDFPTIQQTKKKLGFLKARLCEIRSTLSHQEKVLEEMEAILQEEIRVLERRKHQALIEHDYEAASKASNRMLAFLSEYAVVEQTSRACRTFKTKTDLANCGCNVHNI; translated from the coding sequence ATGAGAGCTGCATCAACCACTACTGCATCCCTTAAAGATCGCATCAAGGCGAGCGAAAGGCTGGAATGGAGAAAGATCCGGGATCTCGGTAAAGAAGCTGCTGAGCTCGAACTTCATCTACTTCGGTGTGACGACCTGAAGAAGCTTGCCGTTGCCTATTGCGATTTTCCGACTAttcagcaaacaaaaaagaagctCGGGTTTCTTAAAGCACGGCTGTGTGAGATACGGTCGACCCTTTCCCATCAAGAGAAAGTACTGGAAGAGATGGAAGCTATCTTACAAGAAGAAATCCGTGTACTGGAACGACGGAAGCATCAAGCGCTGATAGAGCATGACTACGAGGCAGCCAGTAAGGCATCAAATCGAATGCTAGCATTTCTCTCTGAATACGCCGTGGTTGAGCAGACCAGTCGGGCTTGCCGGACCTTCAAGACGAAAACGGACCTGGCGAATTGCGGATGCAATGTACACAATATATAG
- a CDS encoding predicted protein, translated as MTATTVASSSQYLALAEKARAFLSASTDPFHAVANAVAKLESAGFQKVRYGRNALASNTDNRPKFAPGGKYYYTVHHSTLVAFTIGQQYTQGTGARQAHPAFHVIGGHTDSPNLKVKPRSQKPSKGTTSVVQLGVECYGGGLWHTWFDRDLSISGKVLVRETATAASNGAGQGSVVQPTLVKLEDPIARVSTLCIHLQSAEERRAFAVNKEEHTSPTIASTVQNMMEPNEQLEQGAAVQLNGSTGTDSWQKGQEPLLLQRIAKELNIEVSQIADWELSLYDTQPAAIGGMHGEFLYSARLDNLATVFCAVEALTSHSLDLSTSQDVDMIVCFDHEEVGSVSSHGAGSPVMLEAMDRVRDGLGISPDPALHATSIASSFCLSIDQAHAIHPNYASKHEAQHAPVLNGGVVIKTNSNQRYATNGTTSFLLRELAKSCDVPIQEFAVRNDCPCGSTIGPTISALTGLRVVDAGMPQLSMHSCREMMGTKDLTHGVNLFRAFFGNFRKID; from the exons atGACCGCCACCACCGTAGCTTCGTCGTCTCAGTATTTGGCATTGGCCGAAAAGGCTCGGGCTTTCCTTTCGGCATCGACTGATCCGTTTCACGCCGTCGCCAACGCAGTGGCCAAACTTGAATCCGCCGGGTTTCAAAAGGTTCGTTACGGCAGGAACGCGCTCGCCTCGAACACCGACAACAGACCGAAATTTGCTCCTGGTGGAAAGTACTACTATACCGTACACCATTCAACGCTTGTAGCCTTCACCATTGGACAGCAGTATACTCAAGGTACCGGTGCTAGACAAGCTCATCCCGCCTTTCACGTGATCGGGGGACACACTGACTCGCCCAACCTCAAAGTTAAACCACGATCGCAAAAACCGTCTAAAGGTACCACGTCCGTCGTCCAGCTTGGTGTCGAATGCTACGGCGGTGGTTTGTGGCATACCTGGTTTGACCGAGATCTGAGTATTTCGGGAAAGGTCTTGGTGCGAGAAACGGCTACCGCAGCATCCAACGGAGCAGGACAAGGATCCGTTGTTCAACCGACATTAGTCAAGTTGGAGGATCCGATAGCACGAGTCTCAACCCTCTGTATACACTTACAATCCGCCGAAGAACGTCGAGCTTTTGCGGTCAACAAGGAAGAGCATACATCGCCCACTATTGCGAGCACCGTCCAAAACATGATGGAACCAAACGAGCAACTGGAACAAGGTGCTGCCGTTCAACTCAACGGTTCTACAGGGACTGATTCTTGgcaaaaaggacaagaacCGTTGTTGCTACAACGTATTGCCAAGGAGCTCAACATTGAAGTCAGTCAGATTGCGGATTGGGAACTTAGCCTCTACGATACTCAACCTGCCGCAATCGGGGGTATGCACGGAGAATTTCTCTACAGTGCGCGACTGGACAATCTTGCTACCGTCTTTTGCGCAGTGGAAGCATTGACTTCTCATAGTCTGGACTTGTCGACCAGCCAAGATGTAGACATGATTGTGTGCTTTGATCATGAAGAAGTCGGGAGCGTTTCATCGCATGGTGCCGGTTCTCCGGTCATGTTGGAAGCTATGGACCGCGTTCGTGATGGTCTTGGCATATCACCAGACCCTGCTCTCCATGCTACATCCATTGCCAGCTCGTTCTGTCTTTCTATTGACCAGGCACACGCAATTCATCCCAATTATGCATCGAAACACGAAGCCCAACACGCGCCTGTGTTGAATGGGGGGGTGGTCATCAAGACCAATTCCAACCAGCGATACGCTACCAACGGTACCACCTCCTTTTTATTACGGGAATTGGCAAAATCTTGCGACGTGCCCATTCAAGAATTTGCCG TGCGGAACGATTGTCCATGTGGCAGCACAATTGGACCAACCATTTCAGCGCTGACTGGATTGCGCGTGGTGGACGCCGGGATGCCTCAGCTTTCCATGCACAGTTGTCGCGAAATGATGGGTACGAAGGATTTGACGCATGGAGTAAATCTGTTTCGGGCATTTTTCGGTAACTTTCGCAAAATCGAT
- a CDS encoding predicted protein: protein MGSVSGKNDKSHAVCASDQYIRRAHHAGSWYENDPVTLRTTLQQYLDHAASDSSLIVPHAGYSYSGPTAAYAYQPLFQELSRVDCPIQILLVLHPSHHVYLDGCAISNSHTINTPVGNLATDDGIREELLLLNHNNKSIFTVMSQKEDEEEHSGEMQYPYIAHILQACGKLHNNGSNKPIRVLPIMCGALSNQQEASYGHLLQRVIAREDVLTIVSSDFCHWGPRFRYQPIPTKEKSYKDSMPLHEFIKSLDRQGMDAIEAQQPGAFANYLARTRNTICGRHAIAVWMQAIAASETTIGNKDDTDPTGELLRVRFVRYAQSSPAESLRDNSVSYAAALATRTIAAKPNDESALYAL, encoded by the exons ATGGGAAGCGTATCCGGCAAGAACGATAAGAGTCACGCCGTATGTGCCAGTGACCAATACATTCGGCGTGCCCATCACGCTGGTTCGTGGTACGAAAACGATCCCGTTACCCTCCGTACAACGTTGCAGCAGTACCTTGATCACGCTGCCTCGGACAGCA GTTTGATCGTCCCACACGCGGGCTATTCGTATTCCGGACCGACTGCGGCCTACGCATATCAACCCCTTTTCCAGGAACTATCGCGAGTCGACTGTCCCATTCAAATTTTGCTCGTGTTGCACCCATCCCATCATGTTTACCTAGACGGATGTGCTATATCCAACTCCCACACAATCAACACACCGGTAGGGAACTTAGCGACCGACGATGGGATTAGGGAAGAATTACTCCTCCTCAACCACAACAATAAATCTATTTTTACCGTCATGTCACaaaaggaagacgaggaggaacaTTCTGGTGAAATGCAGTATCCGTATATAGCCCACATTCTTCAAGCATGTGGAAAACTGCACAACAATGGCAGTAACAAACCAATTCGTGTGCTGCCAATCATGTGCGGAGCTCTATCGAACCAACAAGAAGCAAGCTACGGGCACTTGTTGCAACGTGTTATTGCTCGAGAGGATGTTTTGACAATCGTTTCGAGCGATTTTTGTCATTGGGGTCCACGGTTCCGGTACCAACCAATTCCtaccaaagaaaaaagttACAAAGATTCGATGCCTCTTCACGAATTTATCAAATCCCTGGATCGCCAGGGCATGGATGCCATCGAGGCGCAGCAACCGGGGGCGTTTGCAAATTACTTGGCACGCACACGCAACACCATTTGCGGCCGACACGCCATTGCCGTATGGATGCAAGCCATTGCTGCATCCGAAACTACTATTGGCAACAAGGACGACACCGATCCAACCGGTGAATTGCTGCGAGTGCGATTTGTGCGCTATGCACAGAGCAGCCCTGCTGAAAGCCTACGGGATAACAGCGTGAGTTATGCCGCAGCTTTAGCCACAAGGACAATTGCAGCAAAACCAAATGATGAGTCTGCTCTTTATGCTCTTTAA